The following DNA comes from Caulobacter mirabilis.
TTCGAGCAGTCGGTCGGCCTGTTCGTCGACGGCGTCTATTCGGGCCGCGCCCGTTCGCTGCAGACCGCCTTCATGGACGTCGAGCGCGTCGAGGTCGTCCGCGGCCCGCAAGGCGCCCTGTTCGGCAAGAACACCAACGCCGGCGCCATCAGCCTGATCTCCCGCGCCCCGACCCGCAGCTTCGAGGCCGAGGCCCGCGTCGGCGCCGAGCTCGAGTACGGCGGCTGGAACGCCAGCGGCTTCATCTCCGGCCCGCTCGGCGACAACCTGGCCGGCCGCTTCACCTTCTCCAGCGGCTACTCCGGCCCGTACATCGAGAACCGGCTGAAGAAGACGGACGAGTACGACAATCAGTACTACGGCATCCGCGGCCAGCTGCGCTGGGAGCCCACCGACGCCCTCGACGTGACCCTCAAGATCGAAGGCTCGCAGAACGAGATCAGCGGCGGCAACATCGTCTTCAACAACCTCGGGACCTGCGGCCTCTGCAACGTGGCCCGCAACGCGGCCGGCGGCCCCGGCGTGGCGCAGGAGAAGCCGGACTTCTGGCGCACCACCAGTTCCGCCCGTCCGGAGTACAACGACACCTCGACGGCCCTGACTTCGGTCACCGCCAACTGGGACCTCGGCGACTGGACCCTGACCTCGATCACCGCCTACTCGGGCGTGGTCGCGGACCAGGCCATCGACACCGACGTCAGCGCCCTGCACCTGCTGGACGCCCACCAGTCCGAGCGCTCCAACCAGTTCTTCCAGGAGTTCCGCTTCAGCGGCACGATCGGCGAGAACCTCGATGTCATCGGCGGCCTGACCTACCTCAAGTCGAAGATGAAGATCGTCCAGCTGGTCTACTACAACGGCACGCCCTACGGCCTGCCCGCCTACCAGGCCGACGCCAATCGCAGCTTCCGCCAGGAAAGCGAGTCGCTGTCGCCGTACGTGGCCCTGGACTACCGGCTGACCGAGCATTGGCACCTGAGCGGCAGCCTGCGCTACAGCAACGAGACCAAGGACGCCCGGATCACTCACACCATCGTCGGCACGTTGCCGGCCTCCAACATGCCCTACGACCTGAAGGGCAGCATGGAAGAGGGTCTGTGGGACTATTCGGCGAAGGTCCGCTACCAGTTCAACCGCGACGCCCAGGTTTACCTGAGCTACGCGACCGGGACGAAGGGCGGCGGCTTCATCTCCAACGACGGCCTGCTGCTCTACAACATCATCAACAACGGCGCGACGATCGACTACGACTCTGAACGCGCCAAGTCCTGGGAGCTGGGCGCCAAGTTCCGCCTGTTCGACGGTCGGGGCGACCTGAACATCGCGCTGTTCAGCACCGACTTCACCGACCTGCAGGTGTCGTCCTACACCGGCACCGGCTTCACGACCGGCAACGCCGCCAAGGCGACCTCGAAGGGCGTGGAGATCGAGACCAACTGGCGTCCGAACGAGATCTTCAGCTTCGGCGGCAGCGTGGCCTATCTCGACGCCAAGTATGACGACTACCCCGGCGCGGCCTGCGTCTACGACGCGCCGCCGACCTGCGTCCCCAAGACCAACAACCTCAAGGGCTACGCCCTGACCCGCGCGCCGGAATGGAAGTGGAGCGCCTACGCCCAGGTCGAGGTCCCGGTCACCGACGACCTGGAGTTCACCGGCCGCGTCTCCGCCGACTACACCGACCTGTCCTACTACCAGTCGGACATGAACCCGCTGAACGCCCAGCCGGCCTACACCAAGGTCGACGCGCGCCTGGGGATCAAGTCGCAGGCCGGTCGCTGGGAAGCGGCGCTGATCGGGCGCAACCTGACCAACGAGGTGGTCTTCAGCCAGGCGTTCAACGTGCCGCTGATCGGCGGCAACAGCCATGGCGCCATGATCAATCCGCCGCGCACCGTTGCGATCGAGCTGGTCAAGAAATTCTGACCGAAAGCCGCTTTCGGAAGACTGGGCGGGCGGGGAGCGATCCCCGCCCGTTTCTTTTGCGCCCTGTTTCGTCTGGCCGTTGATCCAGATCAACGACGACCGACGCCCGTCGGCGGAAAGCTGCCCCCTGCAAGGAGACAGCGAAATGATCGAAGCCCTTTCCCAGCTGCCCGTCGTCCACCAGATCTATCTGGTCGGCGTGATCGCCGCGTTCAGCGCCTTCGGCGTGGCGCTGGCCATCGTGCATGTCTGGTCGAACGCGCCCGTCAGGCCTCTCGCCCGCCGGCCAGCCGCCGAAGACGTTCGGGATCTTCGACCCTTGCAGACCGCGCGGTTGGCAGCGTGATCACGCCGGCCGACTTGAGCTTGGTCAACGTCCGGCTGACCGTCTCGATGGTCAGGCCCAGATAGTCGCCGATCTCGGACCGGCTCATCGGCAGCGAAAACTCCCCGCCCTTGCGGACACCGCCCTCCCCTCGGGCCGCGACGTCCAGGAGGAACGAGGCCAGCCGCTCGGACGCCGACTTCCGCCCCAGGAGCAGCATGTGTTCCTGGGCCGCCTGGAGATCATGCGAGGCGCGATCGAGCAGAGCGGCTTCCAGGCTCGGCACCTCAGCCAGCAGCGTACGATAGGCGCTGCGCTTGAAGCGGCAGACGGTCACCGGTTCGACCGCCTCGGCGGAGAACGGATAGACCTCTCCGGCCGCCATGCCGAGAAAGTCGCCCGCGAACAGGAAGCCGACGATCTGACGTCGACCGTCGGGCAGCAGCTTGCTCACCCGGACGACGCCGGAGGTGATGTTGAACAGGTGATCGGCCGGATCGCCCTCATAGGCGAGGGTCGCATCGGCCGGCAGGGTCAAGGTCTCCGCGATCGCGGCCAGGCGGTCCAGGCCGGCCTCGTTCAGCGCGCCGCAGACGCTGATGGCGCGCGCCGAACACTGGCCGCAGGCGCTGACGCTCTCGACATGAGGGCAGTCGCGAAGGGAAAGCTGGGCGAGCAACGGGGCCGCCTTTCGTGATCGAGGCGGCCCTTCTAACAGACCCCTTCGGTCAGTTCACCCTCCGCTCGCGACCGGCCCAGTAGGGCTCTCGCAGCTCACGGCGCAGGATCTTGCCCGAGGCGTTGCGCGGCAGGGCGTCGATGAAGTCCACGGTCTTGGGCGCCTTGAAGGCGGCGATCCGGCCGCGGGCGAAAGCGATGATGTCGTCCGGCGTCGCGGTCTGGCCGGGCTTCAGCGCCACGACGGCCTTCACCGCCTCGCCCCACTTCTCGTCCGGCACGCCGATGACCGCCACCTCCGCCACCGCCGGGTGGCCGTAGACAGCGCTCTCGACCTCGGCCGGATAGATGTTCTCGGCGCCGGAGATGATCATGTCCTTCACCCGGTCGTGGATGAACAGGTAGCCGTCCTCGTCCAGGTAGCCGGCGTCGCCGGTGCGCAGCCAGCCGTCCGCACCGACCGTGGCCCGGGTGGCCTCGTCCAGACGCCAGTAACCGGCCATGTTGGCGACCGAGCGGGTCGCCACCTCGCCCACGGTGTTCGGCGGCAGGCTGTTTCCGTCGCCGTCGATGATCTTCAGCTCGACGCCCGGCATGGGCAGGCCGGCGGCGCGCATGCGGGCGTTGCCGGCGGGATCGTGATCCTCGGGCGGCAGATAGACGATCGTGCCGCACGTCTCGGTCATGCCGTACTGCTGGCAGAAGCCGCAGCCGAACACCTCCATGCACTCCCGAAGCAGGTCCAGCGGAATCGGGCTGGCCCCGTACAGGATGTACTTCATCCGGCTGTAGTCGACCTCGCGGGCGCGCGGCTGGCGCACCACGATCTGCAGCGCCGCCGGCACCATGAACATCTTGCTGATCCGCTCGTGCTCGATGAAGTCGAGCACCTTGAACGGGTCGAACTCGCGAGCCACGACGCCCTTGGCGCCGTTGTAGAGGCCGACGATGCCCCAGCCGGTGCCGCCGATATGGGCCACCGGCATGGCCACCAAACTGACGTCGTCCGGTCCCCACTCGTTCCAGGCCATCTTCGCCTCGGCCGCCGCGCGGCGGCCCGACAGGATGTTGGCGTGGGTCAGCATGGCGCCCTTGGGCCGCCCGGTCGTGCCTGAGGTGTAGAGCTGAACCGCCACGTCCTGGGCGGTGATGGCGACGGCCGGATCGGCGTCGGAAGCCGCGTCGCGCCAAGCCTCGAACAGCGGCGCGTCCCCCGCGCCCTCGGCCTCCATCGCGATGACCTTGGGCCGCTGGGTCAGATGAGCGGCGACATCTTCGGTCAGGCCGATGACCTCGGGACCGACGAACACCAGCGGCGCCTCGGAATCCTGGACGATGTAGGCGACCTCGGGCGGGGCAAGGCGCCAGCCGATCGGGGTCATGACGACGCCGACCTTGGCCGCTCCGATCAACAGCTCGAAATAGTGGTCGCTGTTCTTGCCGACGTAGGCGATCCGCTGCCCCTTCTTCAGGCCCGCGGCCGTCAGGGCGTTGGCGACGCGGTTGGTGTTGCGGTCAAAGGCCGCGAACGTCGTGTCTCGCCCCTCGAAACTCAGCGCCACCGAGCCCCGCCGCTCGCGAGCGTGGTAGCGGGCGACGTCGCCCAGGGTCGGCATCTGGTCGAAGTCGACCGCGGTCTGAACACTCATACGCTTTCGTCCCTATAGGCCCAGAACCAAGCGGGCCATGATGTCCCGCTGGATCTCGTTCGAGCCGCCGTAGATCGAGGCGGCCCGGTTGTTGAGGTACCTGGGCATCGCGACCAGGCTGTGCTCGGG
Coding sequences within:
- a CDS encoding TonB-dependent receptor, which encodes MKAQTLLGASVLALALAAGQAAAQDQQVTVEEVIVTATKKAQTLQEVPISLAAVTGEVIEERGIRQFTDLQASVPNLQIDQTNGNYAITIRGLGSGASNLAFEQSVGLFVDGVYSGRARSLQTAFMDVERVEVVRGPQGALFGKNTNAGAISLISRAPTRSFEAEARVGAELEYGGWNASGFISGPLGDNLAGRFTFSSGYSGPYIENRLKKTDEYDNQYYGIRGQLRWEPTDALDVTLKIEGSQNEISGGNIVFNNLGTCGLCNVARNAAGGPGVAQEKPDFWRTTSSARPEYNDTSTALTSVTANWDLGDWTLTSITAYSGVVADQAIDTDVSALHLLDAHQSERSNQFFQEFRFSGTIGENLDVIGGLTYLKSKMKIVQLVYYNGTPYGLPAYQADANRSFRQESESLSPYVALDYRLTEHWHLSGSLRYSNETKDARITHTIVGTLPASNMPYDLKGSMEEGLWDYSAKVRYQFNRDAQVYLSYATGTKGGGFISNDGLLLYNIINNGATIDYDSERAKSWELGAKFRLFDGRGDLNIALFSTDFTDLQVSSYTGTGFTTGNAAKATSKGVEIETNWRPNEIFSFGGSVAYLDAKYDDYPGAACVYDAPPTCVPKTNNLKGYALTRAPEWKWSAYAQVEVPVTDDLEFTGRVSADYTDLSYYQSDMNPLNAQPAYTKVDARLGIKSQAGRWEAALIGRNLTNEVVFSQAFNVPLIGGNSHGAMINPPRTVAIELVKKF
- a CDS encoding helix-turn-helix domain-containing protein, which encodes MLAQLSLRDCPHVESVSACGQCSARAISVCGALNEAGLDRLAAIAETLTLPADATLAYEGDPADHLFNITSGVVRVSKLLPDGRRQIVGFLFAGDFLGMAAGEVYPFSAEAVEPVTVCRFKRSAYRTLLAEVPSLEAALLDRASHDLQAAQEHMLLLGRKSASERLASFLLDVAARGEGGVRKGGEFSLPMSRSEIGDYLGLTIETVSRTLTKLKSAGVITLPTARSARVEDPERLRRLAGGREA
- a CDS encoding fatty acid--CoA ligase → MSVQTAVDFDQMPTLGDVARYHARERRGSVALSFEGRDTTFAAFDRNTNRVANALTAAGLKKGQRIAYVGKNSDHYFELLIGAAKVGVVMTPIGWRLAPPEVAYIVQDSEAPLVFVGPEVIGLTEDVAAHLTQRPKVIAMEAEGAGDAPLFEAWRDAASDADPAVAITAQDVAVQLYTSGTTGRPKGAMLTHANILSGRRAAAEAKMAWNEWGPDDVSLVAMPVAHIGGTGWGIVGLYNGAKGVVAREFDPFKVLDFIEHERISKMFMVPAALQIVVRQPRAREVDYSRMKYILYGASPIPLDLLRECMEVFGCGFCQQYGMTETCGTIVYLPPEDHDPAGNARMRAAGLPMPGVELKIIDGDGNSLPPNTVGEVATRSVANMAGYWRLDEATRATVGADGWLRTGDAGYLDEDGYLFIHDRVKDMIISGAENIYPAEVESAVYGHPAVAEVAVIGVPDEKWGEAVKAVVALKPGQTATPDDIIAFARGRIAAFKAPKTVDFIDALPRNASGKILRRELREPYWAGRERRVN